Proteins encoded together in one Vigna angularis cultivar LongXiaoDou No.4 chromosome 5, ASM1680809v1, whole genome shotgun sequence window:
- the LOC108340826 gene encoding COP9 signalosome complex subunit 7 isoform X3: MDIEQRQSELIEHFVKRASAVSDAAALASVLVEATSHPSLFAFSEILALPNVLQLEATENSAFLDMLRLFAHGTWSDYKSNADRLPQLIPDQILKLKQLTVLTLAETHKVLPYDQLMQELDVTNVRELEDFLINECMYAGIVRGKLDQLRRCFEVQFAAGRDLRPDQLGNMIQTLSNWLSTSESLLVSIQEKIKWADAMSEIDKKHRKDVEEKVEDVKKSIFKLHTVSRPTSTSEAMRRSALNLVE; the protein is encoded by the exons ATGGACATCGAGCAGAGGCAATCGGAGCTCATCGAGCACTTCGTCAAGCGTGCGTCGGCGGTCTCCGACGCCGCTGCACTCGCCTCCGTCCTCGTCGAAGCCACTTCTCACCCTTCGCTATTCGCTTTCTCCGAGATTCTCGCTCTTCCCAATGTTCTTCAG CTTGAAGCAACCGAGAATTCTGCTTTCCTTGATATGCTTCGGTTATTTGCACACGGAACGTGGAGTGATTACAAGA GTAATGCTGACCGTTTACCACAATTGATACCTGATCAGATTCTCAAGCTTAAGCAACTTACCGTTCTTACGCTTGCTGAAACACACAAG GTATTACCCTATGACCAATTGATGCAGGAGTTAGATGTAACAAATGTTCGTGAACTTGAAGATTTTCTAAttaatgaatgcatgtatgCG GGAATAGTCCGAGGAAAGTTGGATCAATTGCGTCGGTGCTTTGAG GTCCAATTTGCAGCAGGGAGGGACTTGAGGCCTGATCAACTTGGGAATATGATCCAGACTCTCTCTAACTG GTTGTCTACCTCAGAAAGTCTGCTTGTTTCAATCCAAGAGAAGATCAAATGGGCAGATGCTATGAGTGAAATTGACAAGAAGCACAGGAAGGATGTGGAAGAGAAGGTGGAAGACGTAAAGAAGTCTATTTTCAAG TTACACACTGTAAGCAGGCCGACATCGACTTCAGAGGCCATGAGGAGATCTGCTCTGAATCTGGTGGAGTGA
- the LOC108340826 gene encoding COP9 signalosome complex subunit 7 isoform X2, with amino-acid sequence MDIEQRQSELIEHFVKRASAVSDAAALASVLVEATSHPSLFAFSEILALPNVLQLEATENSAFLDMLRLFAHGTWSDYKSNADRLPQLIPDQILKLKQLTVLTLAETHKVLPYDQLMQELDVTNVRELEDFLINECMYAGIVRGKLDQLRRCFEVQFAAGRDLRPDQLGNMIQTLSNWLSTSESLLVSIQEKIKWADAMSEIDKKHRKDVEEKVEDVKKSIFKKLHTVSRPTSTSEAMRRSALNLVE; translated from the exons ATGGACATCGAGCAGAGGCAATCGGAGCTCATCGAGCACTTCGTCAAGCGTGCGTCGGCGGTCTCCGACGCCGCTGCACTCGCCTCCGTCCTCGTCGAAGCCACTTCTCACCCTTCGCTATTCGCTTTCTCCGAGATTCTCGCTCTTCCCAATGTTCTTCAG CTTGAAGCAACCGAGAATTCTGCTTTCCTTGATATGCTTCGGTTATTTGCACACGGAACGTGGAGTGATTACAAGA GTAATGCTGACCGTTTACCACAATTGATACCTGATCAGATTCTCAAGCTTAAGCAACTTACCGTTCTTACGCTTGCTGAAACACACAAG GTATTACCCTATGACCAATTGATGCAGGAGTTAGATGTAACAAATGTTCGTGAACTTGAAGATTTTCTAAttaatgaatgcatgtatgCG GGAATAGTCCGAGGAAAGTTGGATCAATTGCGTCGGTGCTTTGAG GTCCAATTTGCAGCAGGGAGGGACTTGAGGCCTGATCAACTTGGGAATATGATCCAGACTCTCTCTAACTG GTTGTCTACCTCAGAAAGTCTGCTTGTTTCAATCCAAGAGAAGATCAAATGGGCAGATGCTATGAGTGAAATTGACAAGAAGCACAGGAAGGATGTGGAAGAGAAGGTGGAAGACGTAAAGAAGTCTATTTTCAAG AAGTTACACACTGTAAGCAGGCCGACATCGACTTCAGAGGCCATGAGGAGATCTGCTCTGAATCTGGTGGAGTGA
- the LOC108340826 gene encoding COP9 signalosome complex subunit 7 isoform X1 gives MDIEQRQSELIEHFVKRASAVSDAAALASVLVEATSHPSLFAFSEILALPNVLQLEATENSAFLDMLRLFAHGTWSDYKSNADRLPQLIPDQILKLKQLTVLTLAETHKVLPYDQLMQELDVTNVRELEDFLINECMYAGIVRGKLDQLRRCFEVQFAAGRDLRPDQLGNMIQTLSNWLSTSESLLVSIQEKIKWADAMSEIDKKHRKDVEEKVEDVKKSIFKADIDFRGHEEICSESGGVMDYEEDRSRPKRRRHPIS, from the exons ATGGACATCGAGCAGAGGCAATCGGAGCTCATCGAGCACTTCGTCAAGCGTGCGTCGGCGGTCTCCGACGCCGCTGCACTCGCCTCCGTCCTCGTCGAAGCCACTTCTCACCCTTCGCTATTCGCTTTCTCCGAGATTCTCGCTCTTCCCAATGTTCTTCAG CTTGAAGCAACCGAGAATTCTGCTTTCCTTGATATGCTTCGGTTATTTGCACACGGAACGTGGAGTGATTACAAGA GTAATGCTGACCGTTTACCACAATTGATACCTGATCAGATTCTCAAGCTTAAGCAACTTACCGTTCTTACGCTTGCTGAAACACACAAG GTATTACCCTATGACCAATTGATGCAGGAGTTAGATGTAACAAATGTTCGTGAACTTGAAGATTTTCTAAttaatgaatgcatgtatgCG GGAATAGTCCGAGGAAAGTTGGATCAATTGCGTCGGTGCTTTGAG GTCCAATTTGCAGCAGGGAGGGACTTGAGGCCTGATCAACTTGGGAATATGATCCAGACTCTCTCTAACTG GTTGTCTACCTCAGAAAGTCTGCTTGTTTCAATCCAAGAGAAGATCAAATGGGCAGATGCTATGAGTGAAATTGACAAGAAGCACAGGAAGGATGTGGAAGAGAAGGTGGAAGACGTAAAGAAGTCTATTTTCAAG GCCGACATCGACTTCAGAGGCCATGAGGAGATCTGCTCTGAATCTGGTGGAGTGATGGATTATGAAGAAGATCGAAGCCGACCAAAGAG GAGGCGGCATCCAATATCTTGA